The Cyclobacteriaceae bacterium DNA segment AACGTGTTCATCACCTTGTATTTTCCACCCTACAAGTAAAAGGAAGTATTCCGGGGTTCAACCGGTTATTGGCAGCGCTCTTTTCTTTTCAACATCCCGCCCTTGAGAAAAAACTTTTTGGTATCACGTTTAAAAATCCGGTTGGCCTCGCAGCTGGTTTTGATAAAGATGCTAAACTGATTAATGAATTATCCACTTTCGGTTTTGGATTTATAGAAATCGGAACACTTACGCCCAAGCCACAGCCCGGAAATGACAAGCCAAGACTTTTTCGGTTGCCTGCCGATCAGGCTTTAATTAACCGGATGGGCTTTAATAACGGTGGTGTTGTAGCTGCCGTTGAACGATTGAAGAAAAGAAAGTCGAATGTAATTGTTGGCGGGAACATTGGGAAGAACAAAGTAACCCCTAACGAAAGCGCCCTGGACGATTATGCCGTTTGCATGGATGCCCTGTATCCGGTGGTTGATTATTTTGTAGTGAATGTAAGTTCGCCCAACACTCCGGGCTTGCGCGAACTTCAGGAAAAGGAGCCTTTGCGTAAGTTGTTGAGTTTTGTGAAGTCGCGCATGGTGGCTAACCTCAAACCCAAACCGGTGTTATTGAAAATTGCTCCCGACCTTACCGTTGAACAGCTTGATGATGTTATCGAAATTTTAAAGGAGACCAAAACCGATGGTGTCATTGCCACCAACACAACCATTTCACGTGAT contains these protein-coding regions:
- a CDS encoding quinone-dependent dihydroorotate dehydrogenase produces the protein MYKYIIRPILFLLDAERVHHLVFSTLQVKGSIPGFNRLLAALFSFQHPALEKKLFGITFKNPVGLAAGFDKDAKLINELSTFGFGFIEIGTLTPKPQPGNDKPRLFRLPADQALINRMGFNNGGVVAAVERLKKRKSNVIVGGNIGKNKVTPNESALDDYAVCMDALYPVVDYFVVNVSSPNTPGLRELQEKEPLRKLLSFVKSRMVANLKPKPVLLKIAPDLTVEQLDDVIEILKETKTDGVIATNTTISRDGLSTDLQTVEQIGAGGLSGKPLRNRATEVIKYLRRELGPDYPIIGVGGIMSVQDALEKLDAGADLIQIYTGFVYEGPGFVKRILKALVSKLE